A window of Argopecten irradians isolate NY chromosome 1, Ai_NY, whole genome shotgun sequence contains these coding sequences:
- the LOC138315754 gene encoding UPAR/Ly6 domain-containing protein cold-like, with protein MNSLFLILILQGLPAICWGLECYVCSAQANNVDKCVKTTIQCRETQDACRTQIMWKQPEFWQPRSERYHYVSKSCDRKDRCEAESASKGLKCMRDWYRDWHCIECCQGDRCNYYTTLGAGTTQISMTLLAFVLAVQFFFRMRS; from the exons ATGAATTCTCTATTTTTGATCCTTATTCTCCAGGGTCTTCCAGCTATAT GCTGGGGCCTGGAGTGCTATGTATGTTCAGCCCAGGCTAACAACGTCGACAAATGCGTGAAGACGACAATCCAGTGTAGAGAGACGCAGGATGCATGCCGAACACAAATCATGTGGAAAC AGCCAGAATTTTGGCAGCCCCGGAGTGAGCGATATCATTATGTATCCAAGTCGTGTGACAGGAAGGATCGCTGTGAGGCGGAAAGCGCCAGTAAGGGACTGAAATGTATGAGGGACTGGTACAGAGACTGGCATTGTATCGAGTGTTGTCAAGGCGACCGCTGTAACTACTATACTACG cTTGGAGCTGGAACAACCCAGATTAGCATGACGTTGTTGGCATTTGTTTTAGCTGTACAGTTTTTCTTTCGGATGAGATCATGA